The following coding sequences lie in one Deltaproteobacteria bacterium genomic window:
- a CDS encoding serine/threonine protein kinase: MPTDAASPDASPTTGAEAALGARMAAARPGLDDPVIAAAMARLRSAHGVGMPARIGRYQLRRCLGMGGFAHVYAADDPLLSRTVAIKLPLAGTAALDDRFRHEAQVLAQLEHRNIVRIFDVGRREDASSAFIVMELVVGTTLATWLSRPRAVASTLAVFHDAASGIAAAHALGILHRDIKPSNILLGDDGVAKVADFGIARIRVDTTADDAADIASRPASARSDDSIDARWASGTPRYMAPEQRNGVATDERSDIYSFAVTLFEALYGATPSFDGDGQPIIPRRPRIPGRVRHALVRSLQPRVGDRLARMSEWTVALRPAAARPRVAVIGALALSLSALGIAWWGSHATPRATSPREPVVASPVAADDAPDIAAALAEVDARLDAYDVAGAAVVLERLATVAKQRHDDVTLLRVELRRAIAANTAGLERISEALLHEVVQASERLDDPHTKASAHLALALAAALGHRDRTEAELQLGFARAATARAGSPCDLVLAASARAGELLRLQGHAREALAVLGAVDSSASSCPSLHPRQRGRFSEALALAELASGDDAGATARLEGLLAAHERRWGPADPRLIGPLTNLALVSGSTRAFEACERYAGRVIALADLHHLDRGTIDAAISDLAMAMVVTGRREQGLPALEEVLQRRIARGAHPPRIAEARLRVGQQAIESGRFELGLRHAWGAVADFEATSGAAEQGAAIARISVAVASSGLGDERTAAEQYRLVLERFTPTLAPRHPLMLAARANLVKSELRSEHIDAAAQALADLEAALGDDARRPDRAAMLEHMHSMLAYRQGRRSEALALARRAVDHFGHEQSYDAASARDWLAASSAHEPRPSAIYEAIR; the protein is encoded by the coding sequence GTGCCGACCGACGCTGCCTCGCCCGACGCGTCGCCGACGACCGGCGCCGAGGCAGCGCTGGGCGCTCGCATGGCGGCCGCGCGACCGGGACTCGACGATCCCGTGATCGCAGCGGCGATGGCACGTCTGCGCAGCGCCCATGGCGTGGGGATGCCCGCGCGGATCGGGCGCTATCAGCTGCGTCGGTGCCTCGGCATGGGAGGTTTCGCGCACGTCTACGCCGCCGATGATCCATTGCTGTCGCGCACGGTCGCGATCAAGCTACCGCTGGCCGGCACCGCCGCCCTCGACGATCGGTTCCGTCACGAGGCGCAGGTGCTCGCGCAGCTCGAGCACCGCAACATCGTGCGCATCTTCGACGTCGGGCGTCGCGAAGACGCGAGCTCGGCCTTCATCGTGATGGAGCTGGTCGTCGGCACGACCCTGGCCACGTGGCTGTCGAGGCCGCGTGCGGTCGCGAGCACGCTGGCGGTCTTCCACGATGCCGCCAGCGGCATCGCGGCCGCGCATGCCCTGGGCATCCTGCACCGCGACATCAAGCCCTCGAACATCCTGCTCGGCGACGACGGCGTCGCCAAGGTCGCCGACTTCGGCATCGCGCGCATCCGCGTCGACACCACCGCCGACGACGCGGCCGACATCGCTTCGCGGCCCGCGTCCGCGCGCAGCGACGACAGCATCGATGCGCGCTGGGCCTCCGGCACCCCGAGATACATGGCCCCGGAGCAACGCAACGGGGTCGCGACCGACGAGCGCTCGGACATCTACAGCTTCGCGGTGACGCTCTTCGAAGCGCTGTATGGCGCGACCCCCAGCTTCGATGGGGATGGGCAGCCGATCATCCCGAGGCGACCGCGGATCCCGGGTCGCGTCCGTCACGCGCTCGTGCGCAGCTTGCAGCCCCGAGTCGGTGATCGCCTCGCGCGGATGAGCGAGTGGACGGTCGCGCTGCGCCCCGCTGCGGCGCGCCCCCGCGTCGCTGTCATCGGTGCGCTCGCGCTGTCGCTGTCGGCGTTGGGGATCGCATGGTGGGGCAGCCACGCCACGCCGCGCGCGACCTCACCGCGCGAGCCCGTGGTCGCGTCCCCGGTCGCAGCCGACGATGCCCCCGACATCGCAGCCGCGCTCGCCGAGGTCGACGCCCGGCTCGACGCCTACGACGTTGCAGGCGCGGCGGTCGTGCTCGAGCGCCTCGCGACGGTCGCGAAGCAGCGGCACGACGACGTCACGCTGCTCCGCGTCGAGCTGCGCCGCGCGATCGCGGCAAATACCGCGGGCCTCGAGCGCATATCCGAGGCGCTGTTGCACGAGGTCGTGCAAGCCAGCGAGCGCCTCGACGATCCCCACACGAAGGCCTCGGCTCACCTCGCGCTCGCGCTCGCGGCTGCGCTGGGCCACCGCGATCGCACGGAGGCGGAGCTGCAGCTCGGCTTCGCGCGGGCCGCCACGGCCCGCGCCGGCTCCCCCTGCGATCTCGTGCTCGCTGCGAGCGCCCGCGCCGGCGAGCTGCTGCGGCTGCAGGGGCACGCCCGCGAGGCGCTCGCGGTGCTCGGCGCCGTCGACAGCAGCGCCAGCAGCTGCCCGTCGCTCCACCCGCGCCAACGCGGGCGCTTCAGCGAGGCGCTCGCCCTGGCAGAGCTCGCCAGCGGCGATGATGCCGGCGCCACCGCGCGTCTCGAGGGTCTACTCGCCGCGCACGAGCGTCGCTGGGGCCCCGCAGATCCGCGCCTGATCGGGCCGCTGACGAACCTCGCGCTCGTGAGCGGTTCGACGCGCGCGTTCGAGGCCTGCGAACGCTACGCCGGTCGCGTGATTGCGCTGGCCGACCTGCACCACCTCGATCGCGGCACGATCGACGCAGCGATCTCCGACCTCGCGATGGCGATGGTCGTCACGGGGCGCCGCGAGCAAGGGCTGCCGGCGCTCGAAGAAGTGCTGCAGCGTCGCATCGCGCGTGGTGCCCATCCACCGCGCATCGCCGAGGCGCGCCTGCGTGTGGGGCAACAAGCCATCGAGTCGGGCCGCTTCGAGCTCGGCCTGCGTCACGCGTGGGGCGCCGTGGCCGACTTCGAGGCCACCAGCGGTGCCGCCGAGCAAGGCGCCGCGATTGCCCGCATCAGCGTCGCGGTCGCCTCGAGTGGCCTCGGCGACGAACGCACTGCGGCCGAGCAGTATCGCCTCGTGCTCGAGCGCTTCACCCCGACGCTCGCTCCCCGCCACCCGCTGATGCTGGCCGCGCGCGCGAACCTCGTGAAGTCCGAGCTGCGATCGGAGCACATCGACGCCGCCGCCCAGGCCCTGGCCGACCTCGAGGCCGCGCTCGGCGACGACGCGCGGCGCCCAGACCGGGCGGCGATGCTCGAGCACATGCACTCGATGCTCGCCTACCGTCAGGGCCGACGCAGCGAGGCGCTCGCGCTGGCGCGTCGCGCCGTCGATCACTTCGGGCACGAGCAGTCGTACGACGCGGCCAGCGCGAGGGATTGGCTCGCAGCATCGAGCGCTCACGAACCGCGACCGTCGGCGATCTACGAGGCTATCCGCTAG
- a CDS encoding tetratricopeptide repeat protein produces MSTEPLPTIAQRIADDIEAFDFDAAFAKLADPQGGGALGPVLSGLLRARVQVGLEQRRDAYDTLQQVRGLRELGVPERLEAQLATARVLRLGWWSTDVALDMALAAAEQATRTGRRTLAVEAHLEAAQLFARKRCRDLSQRQIDAAQQLQVDAALVHATRGELAISFDQRPAAKEAFEAALALAEGDGEVAARQGAARLGRLGLARLFTVLGEFDAAREQLLALGDRPPGDLAAHRVTWRLHAAQADWARSAQVLARMLAASPASDPARSLMLEHASALYRAGDLDGAQAAWTKIAASGGGDWAARTAAGLLDKLQAGNTRRTRLQAFPSVTQLRDHCGPASVELCMRFFGTTAEQVAVAREIKHPDGGTPVHKMRRYMDAAGFHTRRVEADLPRLQAILDAGIPVIIEEDYSTTRHVAVAIGYDDRRGILEVQDPMTHEVRETPYEELGKLREFSNHGALVAVPATRTDLIEALDRAGALECAYISTTDRAWAAHDDGLDADADRLVDEAIALHEPYELAWVLRFVRARDRYDRERSQAHENALAEVLGAILRLWPDDEWPQQFLGRVRDVQGRTGEALAAFERARDRDPDDPSNWCAIGDCKLALGDRAGAREAFEQALRRDPAHTRSNENLADMAFDAGDNSLAAVLNDCARELAPRNAFNWHVYARILARRDALDDAIASYARAIELRPESTGFAVEHARLLARRGRVDEAIANLETLREQRPDDTFVLMSLADLAFVHGRHDTSLAACARFAEVDPKSATPLAIGGAAKCAKGELEAGLADLRAALSRRPTYAWAHREIGRALLDARRFDEAIAACAAGLGFATGSGESMFRLGDALVCAGHGPDGAGYLRRAARSGALEQAQLDRVAAALHEVEGINPAHEFFNTLGHEQPREVAVARAHVGLLLERIWAPGAANAVLSRLSELAPRDAWVVADGANALMGASLADERRGEVLFAEAIAAAPDRVAPRRWFARRLNARGRFAEALAVLEPCAATPETMADRVHALLGLRRDDEAVAAIDTWCEGLPPELRAPRRRPLDYRIAHVNGRWEQALALATALASDAGELDDDGRLGRWEESRFECLVELDRLDEAERFGLAQAGTAEELGVLAYTALAAGKRELAARLAERCHGKDPNDAYGLTVLARLADCAGDLERATALWQRMKGVSRWHIHNENLGRLALAGGDRVAARELVAVAVAGGHTCPEALHLRAQLRVQDGDREGALADIERARACVQLERRDAVPELDGLLAALRGDLDAARRCYVVWLDRGRPSDSDRAIQRAVAAALGL; encoded by the coding sequence ATGTCGACCGAGCCCCTGCCGACCATTGCCCAACGCATCGCCGACGACATCGAGGCGTTCGACTTCGATGCTGCGTTCGCCAAGCTCGCCGATCCGCAGGGCGGCGGCGCGCTCGGACCGGTGCTCTCGGGCCTGCTGCGGGCGCGCGTACAGGTCGGGCTCGAGCAGCGACGCGACGCCTACGACACGCTGCAGCAGGTGCGAGGGCTGCGGGAGCTCGGCGTCCCCGAGCGACTCGAGGCCCAGCTCGCGACCGCCCGCGTGCTGCGGCTCGGTTGGTGGTCGACCGACGTCGCGCTCGACATGGCACTGGCAGCCGCCGAGCAGGCCACGCGTACCGGACGGCGCACGCTCGCGGTCGAGGCCCACCTCGAGGCCGCGCAGCTGTTCGCGCGCAAGCGCTGTCGCGATCTGTCGCAACGACAGATCGACGCTGCGCAGCAGCTGCAGGTCGACGCCGCGCTGGTCCACGCCACCCGCGGCGAGCTGGCGATCTCCTTCGATCAGCGTCCGGCCGCCAAGGAGGCCTTCGAGGCCGCGCTCGCGCTCGCCGAGGGCGACGGCGAGGTCGCGGCCCGGCAGGGCGCGGCGCGGCTGGGGCGACTCGGTCTCGCGCGGTTGTTCACGGTGCTCGGTGAATTCGATGCGGCACGCGAGCAGCTGCTCGCGCTCGGCGACCGTCCGCCCGGTGATCTCGCGGCGCACCGCGTGACCTGGCGGCTGCACGCCGCGCAGGCCGACTGGGCCCGCTCGGCGCAGGTGCTCGCGCGCATGCTCGCGGCCTCGCCCGCATCGGACCCGGCGCGCTCGCTCATGCTCGAGCACGCATCGGCGCTCTACCGGGCGGGTGATCTCGACGGCGCGCAGGCGGCGTGGACCAAGATCGCCGCCAGCGGTGGCGGCGACTGGGCCGCGCGCACGGCCGCCGGCCTGCTCGACAAGCTCCAGGCGGGCAACACCCGGCGCACGCGCCTGCAGGCGTTCCCCTCGGTGACGCAGCTGCGCGATCACTGCGGCCCCGCATCGGTCGAGCTGTGCATGCGCTTCTTCGGCACCACCGCCGAGCAGGTCGCGGTCGCCCGCGAGATCAAACACCCCGACGGTGGCACGCCGGTGCACAAGATGCGTCGCTACATGGACGCGGCCGGCTTCCACACCCGTCGCGTCGAGGCCGATCTCCCGCGCCTGCAGGCGATCCTCGACGCCGGCATCCCGGTGATCATCGAGGAGGACTACTCGACCACGCGGCACGTGGCGGTCGCGATCGGGTACGACGACCGCCGCGGGATCCTCGAGGTGCAGGACCCGATGACCCACGAGGTCCGCGAGACGCCCTACGAAGAGCTGGGCAAGCTGCGCGAGTTCTCCAACCACGGCGCGCTGGTGGCGGTGCCGGCGACCCGCACCGATCTCATCGAGGCGCTCGATCGTGCTGGCGCGCTCGAGTGCGCGTACATCAGCACGACCGACCGCGCGTGGGCGGCCCACGACGACGGGCTCGACGCCGACGCCGATCGCCTGGTCGACGAGGCCATCGCGCTGCACGAGCCCTACGAGCTGGCGTGGGTGCTGCGCTTCGTCCGTGCGCGCGACCGCTACGATCGCGAACGCAGCCAGGCCCACGAGAACGCGCTGGCCGAGGTGCTCGGCGCGATCCTGCGGCTGTGGCCCGACGACGAGTGGCCGCAGCAATTCCTCGGCCGCGTGCGCGACGTGCAGGGCCGCACCGGCGAGGCGCTGGCGGCGTTCGAGCGCGCCCGCGATCGCGATCCCGACGATCCCAGCAACTGGTGTGCGATCGGCGACTGCAAGCTCGCGCTGGGCGATCGTGCTGGCGCGCGCGAGGCCTTCGAGCAGGCGCTGCGCCGCGATCCCGCCCACACCCGCTCCAACGAGAACCTCGCCGACATGGCCTTCGACGCCGGCGACAACTCGCTCGCCGCGGTGCTCAACGACTGTGCGCGCGAGCTGGCACCCCGCAACGCGTTCAACTGGCACGTGTACGCGCGCATCCTCGCGCGGCGCGACGCGCTCGACGATGCGATCGCAAGCTACGCCCGCGCGATCGAGCTACGCCCCGAGTCGACCGGCTTCGCGGTCGAGCACGCCCGGCTGCTGGCCCGGCGCGGACGCGTCGACGAGGCCATCGCCAACCTCGAGACCCTGCGCGAGCAACGGCCCGACGACACCTTCGTGCTGATGAGCCTGGCCGACCTCGCGTTCGTGCACGGTCGCCACGACACCAGCCTCGCGGCCTGTGCCCGCTTCGCCGAGGTCGACCCCAAGTCTGCGACGCCGCTGGCGATCGGTGGCGCGGCCAAGTGCGCCAAGGGTGAGCTGGAGGCCGGGCTCGCGGATCTGCGCGCCGCGCTGTCACGGCGACCGACCTACGCGTGGGCGCACCGCGAGATCGGTCGCGCCTTGCTCGACGCACGGCGCTTCGACGAGGCCATCGCCGCGTGCGCGGCGGGGCTCGGCTTCGCGACCGGCTCCGGCGAGTCGATGTTCCGCCTCGGCGACGCGCTCGTGTGCGCCGGCCACGGCCCCGATGGCGCCGGTTACCTGCGCCGGGCCGCGCGCTCGGGCGCGCTCGAGCAGGCGCAGCTCGATCGCGTGGCGGCGGCGCTGCACGAGGTCGAGGGCATCAACCCCGCCCACGAGTTCTTCAACACCTTGGGTCACGAGCAGCCGCGCGAGGTCGCGGTCGCGCGCGCGCACGTGGGCTTGCTGCTCGAGCGCATCTGGGCGCCGGGGGCCGCCAACGCGGTGCTGTCGCGGCTCTCGGAGCTGGCGCCGCGCGACGCGTGGGTGGTGGCCGACGGCGCCAATGCGTTGATGGGTGCATCGCTGGCCGACGAGCGCCGCGGTGAGGTGCTGTTCGCCGAGGCGATCGCCGCCGCGCCCGACCGTGTGGCGCCGCGGCGATGGTTCGCGCGTCGCCTCAACGCGCGCGGTCGCTTCGCCGAGGCGCTCGCGGTGCTCGAGCCCTGCGCTGCGACGCCCGAGACCATGGCCGATCGCGTGCACGCGTTGCTCGGCCTGCGACGCGACGACGAGGCCGTGGCGGCCATCGACACCTGGTGCGAGGGCCTGCCGCCCGAGCTCCGCGCGCCACGACGCCGCCCGCTCGACTACCGCATCGCCCACGTGAACGGCCGCTGGGAGCAAGCACTCGCGCTGGCGACCGCGTTGGCGAGCGACGCCGGCGAGCTCGACGACGACGGTCGGCTGGGGCGCTGGGAGGAGTCGCGCTTCGAGTGTCTGGTCGAGCTCGATCGTCTCGACGAGGCGGAACGCTTCGGGCTCGCGCAGGCCGGCACGGCCGAGGAACTCGGCGTGCTCGCCTACACCGCGCTCGCGGCCGGCAAGCGCGAGCTCGCGGCACGGCTGGCCGAGCGCTGTCACGGCAAAGACCCCAACGATGCCTATGGCCTCACCGTGCTCGCGCGGCTGGCCGACTGCGCCGGCGACCTCGAGCGTGCGACCGCGCTGTGGCAGCGCATGAAGGGCGTGAGTCGCTGGCACATCCACAACGAGAACCTCGGGCGCCTGGCGCTCGCCGGTGGCGATCGGGTGGCCGCGCGCGAGCTCGTCGCGGTAGCGGTCGCCGGCGGTCACACCTGCCCCGAGGCGCTGCACCTGCGTGCGCAGCTGCGGGTGCAAGATGGCGATCGCGAGGGTGCGCTCGCCGACATCGAGCGCGCCCGGGCGTGCGTCCAGCTCGAGCGCCGCGATGCCGTGCCGGAGCTCGACGGCCTGCTCGCCGCGCTGCGCGGCGACCTCGACGCGGCGCGACGCTGCTACGTGGTCTGGCTCGACCGCGGACGCCCGAGCGACAGCGATCGTGCGATCCAACGGGCCGTTGCGGCCGCGTTGGGCCTCTGA
- a CDS encoding radical SAM protein: protein MRGLTQISRRGSEAPPAPLALAGPLDVGLVLTHACNLACSYCYTGEKKRVRMSEALGHRAIEQAIDLARAAGTALQVSFFGGEPLLERELLVELASTARARAQACGVALTLQVTTNGTLLDDAIVSALGELGVHVAISIDGTGAQHDALRPRSGGGPSHAACMRGLTALLAQRERWPFDVISVVDPRTVAGLAEGVIDLLDRGVEAITLNMNWGGPWDDGSLASFEQQLERVAAVFLAWLRRGRWCRIQPLESSLHMLADRGELLPAHCGAGSRRLAVAPSGRLYGCTRAVGEDTGEGAIGHLDDGLAPRVPPPGADVRACSCARREETGDVAVVGRVQLRHDEALARVARRVAAVIEAEFESIHIVERGPAP, encoded by the coding sequence GTGCGCGGCCTGACCCAGATCTCGCGCCGGGGCAGCGAAGCCCCGCCGGCACCCCTCGCACTCGCTGGCCCGCTCGACGTGGGCTTGGTGCTGACGCACGCGTGCAACCTCGCGTGCAGCTACTGTTACACCGGCGAGAAGAAGCGGGTCCGCATGTCCGAGGCGCTGGGCCATCGCGCGATCGAGCAGGCGATCGATCTCGCGAGGGCCGCCGGCACCGCGCTGCAAGTGTCGTTCTTCGGTGGCGAGCCGCTGCTCGAGCGGGAGCTGCTCGTCGAGCTGGCGAGCACCGCCCGCGCACGCGCGCAGGCCTGCGGCGTGGCGCTCACGCTGCAGGTCACGACCAACGGTACGCTGCTCGACGACGCGATCGTCTCGGCGCTGGGCGAGCTGGGGGTGCACGTCGCGATCAGCATCGACGGCACGGGTGCGCAGCACGACGCGCTGCGCCCCCGCAGCGGCGGCGGGCCCAGCCACGCGGCCTGCATGCGCGGGCTGACGGCCCTGCTCGCGCAGCGCGAGCGCTGGCCGTTCGACGTGATCTCGGTCGTCGATCCCCGCACGGTCGCCGGGCTCGCCGAGGGTGTGATCGACCTGCTCGACCGCGGCGTCGAGGCCATCACGCTCAACATGAACTGGGGTGGGCCGTGGGACGACGGCTCGCTCGCCAGCTTCGAGCAGCAGCTCGAGCGGGTCGCCGCGGTGTTCCTGGCGTGGCTGCGCCGGGGCCGGTGGTGTCGCATCCAGCCGCTCGAGTCTTCGTTGCACATGCTGGCCGATCGCGGGGAGCTGCTGCCCGCCCACTGCGGTGCCGGCTCGCGGCGCCTGGCGGTTGCACCGTCCGGGCGCCTGTACGGCTGCACGCGGGCGGTCGGCGAGGACACCGGCGAGGGCGCGATCGGCCACCTCGACGATGGCCTGGCGCCGCGCGTGCCCCCGCCGGGCGCGGACGTGCGGGCGTGCAGCTGTGCCCGCCGCGAGGAGACCGGCGACGTCGCGGTGGTCGGGCGCGTGCAGCTGCGGCATGATGAAGCGCTCGCCCGCGTCGCGCGGAGGGTCGCTGCGGTCATCGAAGCGGAGTTCGAGAGCATCCACATCGTCGAGCGAGGCCCCGCGCCATGA
- a CDS encoding aspartyl protease family protein, with product MTAPVTTHGQREPIEVAFSNDYNLVLVPARIPGIERELTMMVDSGAPMVLSTALAEELGLRARASSQLLDSAGAMLDAAPIEIPQLSVGDLELERLGGFATTLDFDLCLEIDGVLGSGWPRRSGFFDQTAVEIDYPRARVRLAPSGEDLTPGGAIVPIRRGDPNTPGPQLYAQVAIEDHTIWALLDTGNAGPVYLPPAFFTEIGHRIDEPGALRSRGAVSSGATGKTLVGTQYETRLRSLRLDELDLRGVAIAVEHADDPAQAGATRHAMLGNEFMRDFRVVVDVPAGIARFVLEPGRDPNTPRPGYGVGIRIAGGAVRVTAISEGGPASRAGLELDDEVVAVDGKPVHMTDRASLCAAQRAIKNTAGTTLQIRTRRDDVDEDHELVLGPTLAPLPP from the coding sequence GTGACCGCACCGGTCACGACCCATGGGCAGCGCGAGCCGATCGAGGTCGCGTTCTCCAACGACTACAACCTCGTGCTGGTACCGGCCCGAATCCCCGGCATCGAGCGCGAGCTGACCATGATGGTCGACAGCGGCGCGCCGATGGTGCTCAGCACCGCGCTCGCCGAGGAGCTGGGCCTGCGAGCACGCGCATCGAGCCAGCTGCTCGACAGCGCCGGCGCGATGCTCGATGCGGCACCGATCGAGATCCCCCAGCTCAGCGTCGGCGACCTCGAGCTCGAGCGCCTCGGGGGCTTCGCGACCACACTCGACTTCGATCTGTGCCTCGAGATCGACGGCGTGCTCGGCTCGGGGTGGCCGCGGCGCAGCGGCTTCTTCGATCAGACCGCAGTGGAGATCGACTACCCTCGCGCGCGTGTGCGCTTGGCTCCCTCGGGCGAGGACCTCACGCCCGGTGGCGCCATCGTGCCCATCCGCCGTGGAGATCCGAACACCCCGGGCCCACAGCTCTACGCCCAGGTCGCGATCGAAGACCACACGATCTGGGCCCTGCTCGACACCGGCAACGCCGGCCCGGTGTACCTGCCCCCCGCCTTCTTCACCGAGATCGGCCACCGCATCGACGAGCCCGGCGCGCTGCGCAGCCGCGGCGCCGTCAGCTCGGGCGCCACTGGCAAGACGCTGGTGGGGACACAGTACGAGACGCGGCTGCGCTCGCTGCGACTCGACGAGCTCGACCTGCGAGGGGTCGCAATCGCGGTGGAGCACGCCGACGATCCAGCGCAGGCCGGCGCCACGCGACACGCGATGCTCGGCAACGAGTTCATGCGCGACTTCCGGGTCGTCGTGGACGTGCCCGCCGGCATCGCGCGCTTCGTGCTCGAGCCCGGTCGCGACCCCAACACCCCGCGGCCCGGCTACGGGGTCGGCATCCGCATCGCCGGCGGGGCCGTGCGGGTGACTGCAATCTCCGAAGGTGGACCCGCCAGCCGTGCGGGCCTCGAGCTCGACGACGAGGTCGTGGCCGTCGACGGCAAGCCGGTTCACATGACCGATCGCGCGAGCCTGTGCGCGGCCCAACGCGCGATCAAGAACACCGCCGGCACGACGCTGCAGATCCGCACCCGCCGCGACGACGTCGACGAGGACCACGAGCTGGTGCTGGGCCCGACCCTGGCACCGCTGCCGCCGTAG
- a CDS encoding DUF779 domain-containing protein, with product MGDEAAVSCTEAAARLIAELVAVHGPLMFHQSGGCCDGSAPMCFVQGEFKVGERDVLLGEIAGCPFWIGGDQAQRWAHTRLVIDVVPGRGAGFSLEAPTGRRFLTRSIACARD from the coding sequence ATGGGCGACGAGGCGGCGGTTTCGTGCACGGAGGCGGCGGCGCGGCTCATTGCGGAGCTGGTCGCCGTGCATGGCCCGCTCATGTTCCACCAATCGGGTGGTTGCTGTGACGGCAGCGCGCCGATGTGCTTCGTGCAAGGCGAGTTCAAGGTCGGCGAGCGCGACGTGTTGCTCGGCGAGATCGCCGGTTGTCCGTTCTGGATCGGCGGCGATCAGGCGCAACGCTGGGCGCATACGCGCCTGGTGATCGACGTCGTGCCCGGTCGAGGGGCCGGCTTCTCGCTCGAGGCGCCCACGGGACGCCGCTTCTTGACGCGCTCGATCGCATGCGCGCGCGACTAG
- a CDS encoding aldehyde dehydrogenase family protein: MLYANPNASDAVVSFASRYGNFIGGEWTPPTKGQYFENITPVTGRPFCEIPRSTAEDIERALDAAHGAKARWAATSPTERANILLEIAARIEANLERLAVAETWDNGKPVRETLAADLPLTVDHFRYFAGCIRAQEGSIAPIDANTYAYHFHEPLGVVGQIIPWNFPLLMAAWKVAPALAAGNCVVLKPAEQTPASILVLMEIIGDLLPPGVLNVVNGFGIEAGKPLASNKRIAKIAFTGETTTGRLIMQYASENLIPVTLELGGKSPNIFFEDVFAQADDFADKVLEGFGMFALNQGEVCTCPSRALVSKAIYAEFIERAVERARGHRPGNPLDTATTVGAQASNDQLEKILSYIDIGKQEGAKVLLGGGPAELSGDLARGYYVQPTVFEGHNRMRVFQEEIFGPVVSVTSFTDEADAIAIANDTLYGLGAGLWTRDGARAFRVGRAVQAGRVWTNCYHLYPAHAAFGGYKQSGIGRETHKMMLDHYQQTKNLLVSYDPKPMGFF, translated from the coding sequence ATGCTGTACGCCAATCCCAACGCCTCGGACGCAGTGGTCTCGTTCGCCTCCCGCTACGGCAACTTCATCGGCGGCGAGTGGACGCCCCCGACCAAGGGCCAGTACTTCGAGAACATCACCCCGGTCACCGGCCGCCCATTCTGTGAGATCCCGCGCTCGACCGCCGAGGACATCGAACGCGCCCTCGATGCCGCCCACGGCGCCAAGGCTCGCTGGGCCGCGACCTCGCCGACCGAGCGCGCCAACATCCTGCTCGAGATCGCCGCGCGCATCGAGGCCAACCTCGAGCGGCTCGCGGTCGCCGAGACATGGGACAACGGCAAGCCGGTGCGCGAGACCCTCGCCGCCGACCTGCCGCTCACCGTCGATCACTTCCGTTACTTCGCGGGCTGCATCCGCGCGCAGGAGGGCTCGATCGCACCGATCGATGCCAACACCTACGCGTATCACTTCCACGAGCCGCTCGGCGTGGTCGGGCAGATCATCCCGTGGAACTTCCCGCTGCTGATGGCGGCGTGGAAGGTCGCGCCCGCGCTGGCGGCCGGCAACTGCGTGGTGCTGAAGCCCGCCGAGCAGACCCCGGCTTCGATCCTCGTACTGATGGAGATCATCGGCGACCTGCTGCCGCCCGGCGTGCTCAACGTCGTCAACGGCTTCGGCATCGAGGCCGGCAAGCCGCTGGCCTCGAACAAGCGCATCGCAAAGATCGCGTTCACCGGCGAGACCACCACCGGCCGCCTGATCATGCAGTACGCGTCGGAGAACCTCATCCCGGTCACGCTCGAGCTCGGCGGCAAGTCGCCGAACATCTTCTTCGAGGACGTGTTCGCCCAGGCCGACGATTTCGCCGACAAGGTCCTCGAGGGCTTCGGAATGTTCGCGCTCAACCAGGGCGAGGTATGCACCTGCCCGTCGCGCGCGCTGGTGAGCAAGGCCATCTACGCCGAGTTCATCGAGCGTGCGGTCGAGCGCGCCCGCGGACATCGCCCGGGCAACCCGCTCGACACCGCGACCACCGTCGGTGCACAGGCCTCGAACGACCAGCTCGAGAAGATCCTCAGCTACATCGACATCGGCAAGCAGGAGGGCGCGAAGGTGCTGCTCGGCGGCGGCCCGGCGGAGCTCTCGGGTGATCTGGCGCGCGGCTACTACGTGCAGCCGACGGTGTTCGAGGGCCACAACCGCATGCGCGTGTTCCAGGAGGAGATCTTTGGGCCCGTGGTCAGCGTGACGTCGTTCACCGACGAGGCCGACGCGATCGCGATCGCCAATGACACGCTGTACGGGCTCGGCGCGGGCCTGTGGACCCGCGACGGCGCGCGGGCCTTTCGCGTGGGTCGAGCGGTGCAGGCCGGTCGCGTGTGGACCAACTGCTATCACCTCTACCCTGCACACGCGGCGTTCGGCGGCTACAAGCAGAGCGGCATCGGCCGCGAGACCCACAAGATGATGCTCGACCACTACCAGCAGACGAAGAACCTGCTGGTCAGCTACGACCCGAAGCCGATGGGGTTCTTTTAG